A genome region from Aestuariivirga litoralis includes the following:
- the ftsE gene encoding cell division ATP-binding protein FtsE: MGVIELQDVSLRYAGGPPVLHDVNLDLAQGDLRFLTGPSGAGKSTLLRLLFLALKPDSGIARVFGSDVSRLTPHERALLRRKLGVVFQDFRLLKHMSVFENVALPLRAAGARPETYASDVNDLLDWIGLKSRAHDLPDTLSGGEKQRVAIARAVVTKPQVILADEPTGNVDPAMARRLLRLFLELNRQGTTVLLATHDTELIRRAGGQALHLEAGTLGAA, translated from the coding sequence ATGGGGGTCATTGAGCTTCAGGATGTTTCGCTCCGCTATGCCGGCGGGCCGCCTGTATTGCATGACGTCAATCTTGATCTGGCGCAGGGCGATTTGCGTTTTTTGACCGGGCCTTCGGGTGCCGGAAAATCCACCCTGCTGCGCCTGTTGTTTCTGGCCTTGAAGCCCGATAGCGGCATCGCCCGCGTCTTCGGCTCTGATGTGAGCCGACTCACACCGCACGAGCGCGCACTTCTCCGCCGCAAGCTGGGCGTGGTGTTTCAGGATTTCCGTCTGCTGAAACACATGTCGGTGTTTGAGAATGTGGCGCTGCCCCTGCGTGCTGCGGGCGCACGGCCAGAGACCTATGCGTCCGATGTGAATGACTTGCTGGACTGGATCGGCCTCAAATCCCGCGCCCACGATTTGCCTGACACTTTGTCAGGCGGCGAAAAGCAGCGCGTGGCCATTGCCCGCGCGGTGGTGACCAAGCCGCAAGTGATCCTGGCTGATGAGCCCACCGGCAATGTCGATCCCGCCATGGCGCGTAGGCTTCTGCGCCTGTTTCTGGAACTGAACCGGCAAGGCACTACTGTGCTGCTGGCAACCCATGATACCGAGCTGATCCGGCGGGCCGGCGGCCAAGCCCTGCATCTCGAAGCCGGGACTTTGGGCGCAGCATGA
- the hpt gene encoding hypoxanthine phosphoribosyltransferase codes for MSSIKIDGHRIDVLFSEDQISERLKSLAVEIAATKPNRLLVVPVLKGSFVFAADLLRAMHHAGLTPEVDFMILSSYRAAMKSSGKVDVLRDIDSEIQGRDILLVDDILESGRTLAFAKDLLAARGAKSVRSAVLLFKPGHLAASIKADHCAFECPDLFVVGYGMDMAHQFRELPFVGHVVKED; via the coding sequence ATGAGCTCGATCAAAATTGATGGACATCGCATCGATGTCCTGTTTTCCGAAGACCAGATTTCCGAACGGCTGAAAAGCCTGGCTGTTGAAATTGCCGCCACCAAGCCCAATCGCCTGCTGGTGGTGCCGGTGCTGAAGGGCAGTTTCGTTTTTGCGGCTGATCTCTTACGCGCCATGCATCACGCCGGGCTGACGCCGGAAGTGGATTTCATGATCCTGTCATCATATCGCGCCGCGATGAAATCATCCGGCAAGGTTGATGTGTTGCGTGACATTGATTCAGAAATCCAGGGCCGTGACATCCTGCTGGTGGATGACATTCTGGAATCTGGCCGCACGCTGGCTTTTGCCAAGGATCTGCTGGCGGCGCGGGGCGCCAAGTCGGTGCGCTCGGCGGTGCTGCTGTTCAAGCCCGGCCATCTGGCCGCGTCGATCAAGGCGGATCATTGCGCGTTTGAATGCCCGGATCTGTTCGTCGTCGGCTACGGCATGGACATGGCGCATCAATTCCGCGAGCTGCCTTTTGTGGGGCATGTGGTGAAAGAGGATTGA
- the yddG gene encoding aromatic amino acid exporter YddG: MSKTQATLIGFLAILMWAMLAALSAASGAMPAFQMTSITFLIGGALCAVTWPFRPHGFAALKQDWRIWALGIGGLFSYHALYFAAVKNAPAVDVSLIAYLWPTLIVVLAGFLPGERLKLHHLIGTALGLAGAALVITRGKVFGFSGGLQLGHYLAFPLPLIWAGYSLLARRTGHVPTDVVAGFCLATAVLSWTAHLLFEQTIWPDHASQWAAIVALGLLPVGAAFYVWDYGLKHGDIFVLGALSYCSPLFSTIVLVATGIAAFHWSVALACVFITLGAVIASKEMIFKAR, translated from the coding sequence ATGAGCAAAACCCAAGCCACGCTGATCGGGTTTCTCGCCATCCTGATGTGGGCGATGCTTGCGGCGTTGTCGGCAGCAAGTGGCGCGATGCCCGCTTTCCAGATGACGTCGATCACCTTCCTGATTGGCGGCGCGTTGTGTGCGGTGACCTGGCCGTTTCGCCCGCATGGCTTTGCGGCACTGAAGCAGGATTGGCGCATCTGGGCTTTGGGGATCGGCGGGTTGTTCAGCTATCACGCGCTGTATTTCGCGGCGGTGAAGAACGCGCCAGCTGTGGATGTCAGCCTGATCGCCTATTTATGGCCGACGCTGATTGTGGTTTTGGCCGGTTTTCTGCCGGGCGAACGGTTGAAACTGCATCACCTTATCGGCACGGCGTTGGGGCTGGCCGGGGCCGCACTGGTAATCACCCGTGGCAAGGTGTTTGGCTTTTCAGGCGGGTTGCAGCTTGGCCACTATCTGGCGTTTCCGCTACCGCTGATCTGGGCGGGCTATTCCCTGCTGGCGCGGCGCACCGGCCATGTGCCGACGGATGTGGTGGCGGGGTTTTGCCTCGCTACCGCAGTGCTGTCATGGACCGCGCATCTGCTGTTTGAGCAGACGATCTGGCCTGATCACGCTTCGCAATGGGCGGCGATTGTGGCTTTGGGTCTGCTTCCTGTCGGGGCGGCCTTTTATGTGTGGGATTACGGCCTCAAACATGGCGATATTTTCGTGCTGGGCGCGCTGTCCTATTGCTCGCCGCTGTTTTCAACCATCGTGCTGGTGGCCACCGGCATTGCGGCTTTCCACTGGTCGGTGGCTTTGGCTTGCGTGTTCATCACACTCGGCGCGGTGATCGCCTCGAAGGAGATGATCTTCAAGGCGCGCTGA
- a CDS encoding class I SAM-dependent methyltransferase — MNIVDIAEFYSHPLGRVTQGVLAAKLKPAVVVPADQLVLGLGYASPYIQGHERALSFMMARAGVIHWPEQGKVRSALVDELDLPLGDNVVDVALLVHALEFAESAEELMEEVWRVLSPQGRLIVVVPNRRGFWSVSDASPFGQGQPFSTNQLMTLLKAAQFSLKRVDYSLIAPPWLGLPLMKGLEPLGRTGIGRMGGVIVIEAVKQIHAYSTGKLVRRALPRLRPVLLPNPQPAGRGLASRG; from the coding sequence ATGAATATCGTCGATATTGCTGAATTCTATTCTCATCCTTTGGGCCGGGTCACGCAAGGCGTGCTGGCAGCGAAGTTGAAGCCGGCCGTCGTGGTGCCGGCGGACCAGCTGGTGCTGGGGCTGGGCTATGCTTCGCCCTATATTCAAGGCCATGAACGCGCCCTGTCTTTCATGATGGCCCGCGCCGGGGTGATCCACTGGCCGGAACAGGGCAAGGTGCGCTCGGCCTTGGTGGATGAGCTTGATCTGCCTTTGGGCGACAATGTCGTGGATGTGGCCTTGCTGGTGCATGCGCTGGAATTTGCCGAAAGTGCCGAGGAGCTGATGGAAGAGGTCTGGCGCGTGCTGTCGCCTCAAGGGCGGCTGATCGTCGTCGTGCCGAACCGGCGCGGCTTCTGGTCGGTGTCGGATGCTTCGCCTTTTGGCCAGGGCCAGCCCTTTTCAACCAATCAATTGATGACGCTGCTGAAGGCGGCGCAGTTTTCGCTGAAGCGGGTGGATTACAGCCTGATCGCCCCGCCCTGGCTGGGACTGCCTTTGATGAAGGGGCTGGAGCCATTGGGCCGCACCGGGATCGGGCGCATGGGGGGCGTCATCGTGATTGAGGCGGTGAAGCAGATCCATGCCTATTCCACCGGCAAGCTGGTGCGCCGCGCCTTGCCGCGTTTGCGCCCGGTGCTGCTGCCCAATCCGCAGCCTGCGGGCAGAGGCTTGGCTTCACGCGGATAG
- the gloB gene encoding hydroxyacylglutathione hydrolase — translation MASLDIIQFPCRSDNFGVIIRDQATRQVAAIDAPEFEAVDAALKKAGWKLNTLFITHHHADHVEGNLKLKESYNCEIIGPEKEKATIPGIDKTLRGGESITWAGHKIDVLDCPGHTLGHISFHFPDDKVLFAADTLFSVGCGRVIEGTMEQMFYSVTQFLKLPPETQLYCGHEYTVANCVFALTVDAGNAALQARLKQADAAVKAGGASLPITLGEEFKTNPYLRLKDRAIRQHLGMENATDQEVFTEIRTRKNNFKG, via the coding sequence ATGGCTTCTCTCGACATCATTCAGTTCCCCTGCCGCAGTGACAATTTCGGCGTGATCATCCGTGATCAAGCCACCCGCCAGGTGGCGGCCATTGACGCGCCGGAATTCGAAGCTGTGGACGCCGCGCTGAAAAAGGCGGGCTGGAAATTGAACACCCTGTTCATCACCCACCACCATGCCGATCACGTTGAAGGCAATCTGAAACTTAAAGAATCCTACAATTGTGAAATCATCGGGCCAGAGAAAGAAAAGGCCACCATCCCCGGAATCGACAAGACTCTGCGCGGTGGCGAAAGCATTACCTGGGCCGGCCACAAGATTGATGTGCTGGATTGCCCCGGCCATACGCTGGGCCACATCTCGTTCCATTTCCCTGATGATAAAGTGCTGTTCGCCGCAGACACACTGTTCTCGGTGGGCTGCGGTCGTGTGATCGAAGGCACGATGGAGCAGATGTTCTACTCGGTGACTCAGTTCCTCAAACTGCCGCCCGAAACCCAGCTCTATTGCGGCCATGAATATACGGTGGCCAATTGCGTGTTCGCGCTCACGGTGGACGCCGGCAATGCCGCCCTGCAGGCCCGGCTGAAACAGGCCGACGCGGCGGTGAAAGCCGGCGGCGCCAGCCTGCCGATTACGTTGGGCGAGGAATTCAAAACCAACCCCTATCTGCGTCTAAAGGACAGGGCGATCCGCCAGCATTTGGGGATGGAGAACGCGACGGATCAGGAGGTCTTCACCGAAATCCGCACGCGGAAGAACAACTTCAAGGGCTGA
- the mobA gene encoding molybdenum cofactor guanylyltransferase codes for MKILGAIIAGGKSSRMGQEKALMEFRGRPLIAEVAARLGAQVDALVINANGDATRFQTLGLDVVPDRYETHSPLAGLHAALSCGAEQGFDAVLTVPCDGPFLPLDLAARLKPVLPAIAASQGQAHYLTGLWPSDLAALLDLELKSGLVRVMDWAALAKAREVEWTAASGDPFANLNTPEDFRAASAPK; via the coding sequence ATGAAAATCCTCGGTGCCATTATTGCCGGGGGCAAGTCCAGCCGCATGGGACAGGAAAAGGCCTTGATGGAATTTCGTGGCCGGCCGCTGATTGCGGAAGTGGCGGCGCGGCTGGGGGCGCAGGTTGATGCGCTGGTGATCAATGCCAATGGCGATGCGACACGATTCCAAACTCTCGGACTTGATGTGGTTCCGGATCGCTACGAAACCCATTCGCCGCTGGCCGGGCTGCATGCGGCATTGAGTTGTGGCGCTGAACAGGGCTTCGACGCGGTGTTGACGGTGCCGTGTGACGGGCCGTTTCTGCCGCTTGATCTGGCGGCACGGTTGAAGCCGGTGCTTCCGGCCATCGCAGCATCGCAGGGGCAGGCGCATTATCTGACCGGCCTGTGGCCCAGCGATCTTGCGGCACTACTGGACCTTGAACTGAAATCAGGTCTGGTCCGGGTGATGGATTGGGCGGCGCTGGCCAAGGCGCGGGAAGTGGAATGGACGGCGGCTTCAGGCGACCCCTTTGCCAATTTGAACACGCCGGAAGATTTTCGCGCAGCTTCCGCACCGAAGTGA
- the hisC gene encoding histidinol-phosphate transaminase, whose protein sequence is MTTQNINGPKPKSGILDIHAYVPGKSGAKTGKVFKLSSNESALGASPKATEAFSAAAKDMALYPDGSATELRAAIAKRHGLKAENIVCGAGSDELLQLLAHAYLGPGDEAVYSQFGFLVYPIAIASNGAKSVVAPEHAHRADVGEILSRVTAKTKIVFLANPNNPTGTYLSAAEVKRLHQGLPAHVLLVLDAAYAEFVLSNNYDAGVSLVEAHDNVVMTRTFSKIHGLAALRLGWAYCPAPIADVLNRIRGPFNVSLPALKAGVAAIEDTRFVDEAVAFNNKWLSWLTDEISKLGLKVTPSVGNFILVHFGSPEAAQKADAFLSERGLILRRVDSYGLPAALRLSIGPEEANHAVVAALKEFLK, encoded by the coding sequence ATGACCACGCAAAATATCAACGGCCCGAAGCCCAAATCCGGCATCCTGGACATCCATGCCTATGTGCCGGGGAAATCCGGGGCCAAGACGGGCAAGGTTTTCAAATTGTCGTCGAATGAATCGGCCTTGGGTGCCAGCCCGAAGGCGACCGAAGCTTTTTCGGCGGCGGCGAAGGACATGGCGCTTTATCCCGATGGGTCTGCCACTGAATTGCGCGCTGCGATTGCCAAGCGGCATGGGCTGAAGGCTGAGAACATTGTCTGTGGTGCGGGCTCTGATGAGCTGCTGCAGCTTCTGGCCCATGCCTATCTGGGGCCGGGGGATGAGGCGGTTTATTCGCAGTTTGGTTTTCTGGTTTACCCGATTGCCATTGCCAGCAATGGGGCGAAATCGGTGGTGGCGCCGGAGCATGCACACCGGGCTGATGTGGGCGAGATTCTCTCGCGGGTGACGGCGAAAACCAAGATTGTGTTTCTGGCCAATCCGAACAATCCGACCGGCACTTATCTGAGTGCTGCCGAGGTTAAGCGCCTGCATCAGGGCTTGCCTGCGCATGTGTTGCTGGTGCTGGATGCGGCCTATGCCGAGTTTGTGCTGAGCAATAATTACGACGCGGGTGTTTCACTGGTGGAAGCGCATGACAATGTGGTGATGACGCGCACCTTCTCGAAAATCCACGGGCTTGCCGCGCTGCGGCTGGGCTGGGCCTATTGCCCGGCCCCGATTGCCGATGTGCTGAACCGCATTCGGGGCCCGTTCAACGTAAGCCTGCCGGCGCTGAAGGCGGGTGTTGCGGCGATTGAGGACACGCGCTTTGTGGATGAAGCGGTGGCGTTCAACAACAAGTGGCTTTCATGGCTGACGGATGAGATTTCGAAGCTGGGCCTGAAGGTCACGCCTTCGGTGGGCAATTTTATTCTGGTGCATTTCGGGTCGCCGGAGGCGGCACAAAAGGCGGATGCCTTTTTGAGCGAGCGCGGATTGATTTTGCGGCGGGTTGATTCCTATGGGCTGCCTGCCGCGCTTCGACTTTCCATCGGGCCGGAAGAGGCCAATCATGCGGTGGTTGCCGCGCTGAAAGAATTTCTGAAATGA
- a CDS encoding prephenate/arogenate dehydrogenase family protein, whose translation MSIMFEKVALLGLGLIGSSICHGIRAKGLARHISGHARSAETRAVALEIKLVDDVHVHAADAVKDADLVILCAPVGACAALAKEIGPHLKAGAIVTDVGSVKGAIARDCGPFIPQNVHFIPGHPVAGTEQSGPRAGFAELFHGRWCILTPLPGADSAAVAKLTQFWEGLGSMVDTMEVGHHDLVLAITSHLPHLIAYNTVATAADLETVTDSEVIKYSASGFRDFTRIAASDPTMWRDVFLNNKEAVLEMLGRFSEELAVLQRAVRWGDGDTLFNLFTRAREVRRGIIAAGQDTAAPDFGRGHKPK comes from the coding sequence ATGAGCATCATGTTTGAAAAAGTGGCCTTGCTGGGCTTGGGGCTGATTGGGTCTTCGATCTGCCATGGCATCCGCGCCAAAGGCTTGGCCCGGCATATTTCTGGCCATGCCAGAAGTGCGGAAACGCGAGCAGTGGCTCTGGAAATCAAACTGGTCGATGACGTGCATGTTCACGCAGCTGATGCAGTGAAGGATGCTGACCTGGTGATCCTGTGCGCGCCGGTGGGGGCCTGTGCTGCCTTGGCGAAAGAGATTGGCCCGCATTTGAAGGCGGGTGCGATTGTCACGGATGTGGGCTCAGTCAAAGGCGCCATTGCGCGTGATTGCGGGCCGTTTATTCCGCAAAATGTGCATTTCATTCCTGGCCATCCGGTGGCAGGCACCGAGCAGTCAGGGCCGCGCGCGGGCTTCGCCGAATTGTTTCATGGCCGCTGGTGCATCCTGACGCCACTGCCTGGCGCTGATTCTGCGGCGGTGGCCAAGCTCACCCAGTTCTGGGAAGGGCTGGGTTCGATGGTGGATACGATGGAAGTCGGGCATCATGATCTGGTGCTGGCGATCACCAGCCATTTGCCGCATCTCATTGCTTACAACACCGTGGCGACGGCGGCTGATCTGGAGACGGTGACGGATTCGGAAGTGATCAAATATTCGGCTTCGGGTTTTCGTGATTTCACCCGTATCGCGGCATCTGATCCGACGATGTGGCGCGATGTGTTTTTGAACAACAAGGAAGCGGTGCTGGAAATGCTGGGCCGCTTTTCGGAAGAACTTGCGGTGCTACAGCGCGCCGTGCGCTGGGGTGATGGTGATACGCTGTTCAATTTGTTCACGAGGGCGCGCGAAGTGCGGCGTGGCATTATTGCTGCCGGACAGGATACGGCGGCGCCGGACTTTGGCCGTGGGCACAAGCCGAAGTGA
- a CDS encoding lysophospholipid acyltransferase family protein, translating to MIVLRSLIFNIAFYVVLMLFLIFGLPLTLASRITAIRALQAWGRTMNWLLRVICNIKVEVRGAGNIPPGPLLVAGKHQSTWETFALPVLFNDPCVVLKKQIFYIPLMGWPYGYKFRMLPVDRGAGSKALKDLIRRGKEELAAGRQIIILPEGTRRPVGAPPDYKSGTAALYTNLNVPCVTFGLNAGVFWPRHGFLRPPGTIVIEFGKTIPPGLTRKVFEAQLQDTIETISNRLVAEASKS from the coding sequence ATGATCGTTCTGCGCTCCCTCATCTTCAACATCGCCTTCTATGTGGTGTTGATGCTGTTTCTGATTTTCGGCCTGCCGCTCACGCTGGCAAGCCGCATCACCGCCATCCGAGCCTTGCAGGCCTGGGGCCGCACCATGAACTGGCTGCTGCGCGTGATCTGCAACATCAAGGTTGAAGTGCGAGGTGCCGGGAACATTCCGCCGGGCCCGCTTCTGGTGGCCGGCAAGCATCAATCCACCTGGGAGACTTTCGCGCTGCCGGTCCTGTTCAACGATCCCTGCGTGGTGTTGAAGAAGCAGATTTTCTACATCCCTCTCATGGGCTGGCCCTATGGCTACAAGTTCCGCATGCTCCCGGTGGATCGCGGTGCCGGAAGCAAAGCGCTGAAGGACCTGATCCGCCGCGGCAAAGAGGAATTGGCCGCTGGCCGCCAGATCATCATCCTGCCCGAAGGCACCCGCCGCCCGGTCGGTGCGCCGCCCGATTACAAGTCAGGCACGGCAGCGCTCTATACCAATCTCAATGTGCCCTGCGTCACCTTCGGCCTGAATGCCGGAGTGTTCTGGCCGCGCCACGGTTTCCTGCGCCCACCTGGCACCATTGTCATTGAATTCGGCAAGACCATTCCGCCCGGACTAACGCGTAAGGTTTTTGAGGCGCAGCTGCAGGATACGATCGAAACCATTTCCAACCGGCTGGTGGCCGAAGCCTCAAAAAGCTGA
- a CDS encoding gamma-glutamylcyclotransferase, whose protein sequence is MSTEPHRIFAYGSLMWRPDFNFTSARKARLHGFHRRLSVFSHHYRGTPEKPGLVLGLDRGGSCLGLVYDVAAENWAEVIAKVRAREMLGDAYHERQKRFVVLDSGESVEALTYIVQRTSKQYVPQMKMEELLHFIGQGHGTMGSCRDYVANTIQHLRELGIHDPGMEAFAPHVMN, encoded by the coding sequence TTGAGCACCGAGCCGCATCGCATTTTTGCCTATGGATCGCTGATGTGGCGGCCGGATTTCAATTTCACCTCGGCGCGCAAGGCACGCCTGCATGGCTTTCACCGGCGTCTGAGCGTGTTCTCGCATCACTACCGGGGCACGCCGGAAAAACCGGGGCTGGTTCTGGGGCTGGACCGTGGCGGGTCATGCCTGGGCCTGGTCTATGACGTGGCGGCCGAAAACTGGGCCGAGGTGATTGCCAAGGTACGAGCGCGCGAAATGCTGGGCGATGCCTATCATGAGCGGCAGAAGCGTTTTGTGGTTCTGGACTCAGGCGAGAGCGTTGAAGCTCTGACCTACATCGTGCAGCGCACCAGCAAGCAATATGTGCCGCAGATGAAAATGGAAGAGCTTCTGCATTTCATCGGCCAGGGCCATGGCACGATGGGCTCATGCCGGGACTATGTGGCCAATACGATCCAGCATTTGCGTGAACTGGGCATTCATGATCCGGGGATGGAAGCCTTCGCCCCGCACGTTATGAACTAG
- a CDS encoding EamA family transporter, translating into MTGQGNKAAGLTFVVLATVGWSLSGLFVRLMPELNGWQINAWRGLWLACSLLVWLLAIHGRKLLNEFDRLPFPAILISSFSFALGTTVYVTSLTLVNTAAVSVIGATSPLITAMLSPWLTGERPHILSWISALIALGGMGVIAQHGFASGNVLGLILAFGVPFTFAIQTLFLRRYREHDMMTTICAGGFLSFIIASLASTFIGPAGVFAVGRDHMLLLFAMGVVQLAVPLIFYGWGARSVPAVTLSLIVMLDAVFNPFWSWAVVGEMPEFTSLVGGAIILGAVTLSIIAAQFFPAKTA; encoded by the coding sequence GTGACAGGGCAGGGGAACAAGGCGGCCGGGCTTACCTTCGTGGTGCTGGCAACGGTGGGCTGGAGTCTCTCGGGCCTGTTTGTGCGGCTGATGCCGGAGCTGAATGGCTGGCAGATCAATGCCTGGCGCGGGCTCTGGCTGGCCTGCAGCCTTTTGGTGTGGCTGTTGGCAATTCACGGCCGCAAGCTGCTGAATGAATTTGACCGGTTGCCCTTTCCGGCCATTCTGATCTCATCCTTTTCCTTTGCGCTTGGCACCACGGTTTACGTGACGTCGCTCACACTGGTGAACACCGCAGCCGTTTCAGTGATCGGCGCCACTTCACCCTTGATCACCGCAATGCTGAGCCCGTGGCTGACCGGTGAGCGGCCACATATCCTGTCGTGGATCTCGGCCCTGATCGCGTTGGGCGGCATGGGGGTGATTGCACAACATGGTTTTGCCAGCGGCAATGTACTGGGGCTGATCCTGGCCTTTGGCGTGCCCTTTACCTTTGCCATCCAGACGCTGTTTTTGCGGCGCTACCGCGAGCATGACATGATGACAACCATCTGCGCCGGCGGTTTTCTCAGTTTCATCATCGCTTCGCTGGCCAGCACTTTTATCGGCCCGGCCGGGGTATTCGCCGTGGGCCGGGACCATATGCTGCTGCTGTTTGCCATGGGCGTGGTGCAGCTGGCCGTGCCGCTGATTTTCTATGGTTGGGGTGCGCGCTCAGTGCCCGCCGTTACGTTATCTTTGATCGTGATGCTGGACGCGGTGTTCAATCCGTTCTGGTCCTGGGCAGTGGTGGGTGAGATGCCGGAATTCACCTCCTTGGTGGGCGGTGCCATCATTCTGGGTGCTGTTACCTTGAGCATCATTGCGGCGCAGTTCTTCCCGGCCAAGACCGCATGA
- a CDS encoding cell division protein FtsX, translated as MSDQPSAKPSPVFPRRVAPLRALIITMAVMCYLACLAIGALVLINRATQSWTQGLAREITVEVRPLSDAKLDDEVKKALSLLEATKGVLSTEALPLEDSARLLEPWLGKVEVDDLPLPRLIRVSIDEANPPDYEALATSLTTQVKGASLDTHQRWQNEFIRLGNSLTLLTALVLGLISLATILLVTAAARGVIEANRSIVDVLELIGAEPHFIARQNDRQFLSSGLTSGFAGLILGLLTFSALGVFGGAADEAMAAAGRSLFFAPQARWQLVAGLLSVPVAATLIALLVSRITLMRILGKDL; from the coding sequence ATGAGCGATCAGCCCAGCGCAAAGCCATCACCCGTTTTCCCGCGCCGGGTAGCACCCCTGCGCGCTCTGATCATCACCATGGCGGTGATGTGCTATCTCGCCTGCCTGGCCATCGGCGCACTCGTCCTCATCAACCGCGCTACCCAGAGCTGGACGCAAGGCCTCGCCCGAGAAATCACTGTGGAAGTGCGGCCGCTTTCGGATGCCAAGCTGGATGATGAAGTCAAGAAAGCGCTGAGCTTGCTCGAGGCCACCAAGGGTGTGCTGAGCACCGAAGCCTTGCCACTGGAAGACAGCGCGCGCCTGCTGGAGCCTTGGCTCGGCAAAGTTGAAGTGGATGACCTCCCTCTGCCACGCCTGATCCGCGTTAGCATCGATGAGGCGAACCCGCCTGATTATGAAGCGCTTGCCACTTCACTCACCACGCAAGTGAAAGGTGCGAGCCTCGATACCCACCAGCGCTGGCAGAACGAATTCATCCGCCTCGGCAACAGCCTGACCTTGCTCACGGCACTGGTGCTGGGCCTGATCTCGCTGGCCACTATTCTGCTGGTCACCGCTGCGGCGCGCGGCGTAATCGAGGCCAATCGCAGCATTGTCGATGTGCTGGAATTGATCGGTGCCGAGCCGCATTTCATCGCGCGACAGAATGACCGGCAGTTCCTGTCCTCGGGCCTTACCTCAGGCTTCGCTGGATTGATCTTGGGCCTGCTCACATTCTCGGCGCTCGGTGTTTTCGGCGGTGCCGCCGACGAGGCGATGGCCGCCGCTGGCCGTTCTCTCTTCTTTGCCCCGCAAGCGCGTTGGCAGCTGGTGGCGGGCCTTCTCTCCGTGCCGGTCGCTGCCACCTTGATTGCGCTGCTGGTTTCGCGCATCACTCTGATGCGAATTCTAGGCAAGGATCTATGA
- a CDS encoding zinc-ribbon domain-containing protein, with amino-acid sequence MIVSCPSCTTRYNIGAHAGHEPFKVTCNACGHHWQELPVIEIKDITDAVLPATFEEIDEHQFDVGQLVEAARNVRQDYKARQMARTKTIGGWASFALVAASPFLFAAIAPEATVLAAPVTAGAYAKFGHEINLYGLNIAHVEQVNKSTGGQHVLTVKGEISNPTEDIRKIPSLRFALTDEKGVEVYTWTLDTAARPLRPGETTAFTTRVSSPPELAQKLQIRFAHADEIGSNPTL; translated from the coding sequence ATGATCGTTTCTTGCCCATCTTGCACCACCAGGTACAATATCGGCGCCCATGCGGGGCATGAGCCATTCAAAGTGACCTGCAATGCCTGCGGGCACCATTGGCAGGAGCTGCCAGTGATCGAAATCAAGGACATTACCGACGCGGTGCTGCCTGCGACGTTTGAAGAGATTGATGAGCACCAGTTTGATGTCGGCCAATTGGTGGAAGCGGCGCGCAATGTGCGGCAGGATTACAAGGCACGGCAGATGGCCCGCACCAAGACCATCGGTGGCTGGGCATCGTTTGCGCTCGTCGCGGCGTCACCCTTTCTGTTTGCGGCCATTGCGCCGGAGGCCACGGTGCTGGCCGCCCCAGTCACCGCTGGGGCCTATGCGAAATTCGGCCATGAGATCAATCTTTACGGGCTCAACATTGCCCATGTGGAACAGGTGAACAAATCCACCGGCGGCCAACATGTGCTGACGGTGAAGGGTGAGATCAGCAACCCGACCGAGGATATCCGCAAGATTCCGTCGTTGCGCTTTGCGCTGACCGATGAAAAGGGCGTGGAAGTCTATACCTGGACGCTGGATACGGCAGCGCGGCCGCTGCGGCCGGGTGAAACCACCGCCTTCACCACGCGCGTATCTTCTCCGCCCGAACTTGCGCAAAAACTGCAAATTCGCTTTGCACATGCGGATGAAATCGGCTCAAACCCTACCTTATGA